A section of the Humulus lupulus chromosome 2, drHumLupu1.1, whole genome shotgun sequence genome encodes:
- the LOC133814867 gene encoding uncharacterized protein LOC133814867 has protein sequence MASNRDDSLQSISVRLDGKNYSYWNYVMKKILKGKKMWGYVSGTLVKPTNGKADYATLLENWEMDNSKIITWINNSVEHSIGTQLAKYETAKEVWDHLARLYTQSNFAKQYQLESDIRALEQKDMSIQEFYSVMTDLWDQLALTESAELRAFAPYIARREEQRLVQFLMALRDDFEGLRGSILHRSPLPSVDSVVSELLADEIRLKSQAGKGILPAPSPSVLVVPPRHFTHHENKPHTKVGVDECSFCKQKGHWKAQCPKLVNRAPQQQRHQLRPPQFGNQPPHYGSQPQFGNHSQPRPYRPPQFNAAATVPPSDSYDFGASSSNPALAALSEQFQKFLTMQPHAMSASSSVG, from the coding sequence ATGGCAAGTAATAGAGATGATTCCCTTCAATCCATTAGTGTGAGGTTAGATGGAAAGAATTATTCTTATTGGAACTATGTGatgaaaaaaattttgaaagggAAAAAGATGTGGGGTTATGTTTCTGGAACTTTGGTTAAACCAACAAATGGCAAAGCGGATTATGCAACTTTGCTAGAAAATTGggaaatggataattcaaaaattattacTTGGATAAACAACTCTGTAGAACACTCCATAGGTACCCAACTAGCCAAGTATGAAACAGCGAAGGAAGTTTGGGACCATCTTGCAAGGCTGTATACTCAGTCTAACTTTGCAAAGCAATATCAATTAGAATCAGATATTAGAGCTCTTGAACAGAAAGATATGAGTATTCAAGAGTTCTATTCAGTTATGACAGATCTATGGGATCAATTGGCCCTTACTGAATCTGCAGAATTACGAGCTTTTGCACCATATATTGCTCGTAGGGAGGAACAACGATTGGTTCAGTTTTTGATGGCACTTCGTGATGACTTTGAGGGACTCCGTGGCTCTATTTTGCATCGTTCTCCACTTCCTTCGGTTGATTCAGTAGTTAGTGAACTATTGGCAGATGAAATTCGTCTTAAGTCTCAAGCAGGAAAAGGCATCCTCCCAGCACCCAGTCCCTCTGTTTTGGTAGTTCCTCCTCGACACTTTACTCACCATGAGAATAAACCTCACACAAAGGTTGGAGTTGATGAATGCAGCTTTTGCAAACAAAAAGGTCACTGGAAGGCTCAGTGTCCTAAATTAGTAAATCGTGCACCTCAGCAACAAAGACATCAACTCAGACCTCCTCAATTCGGTAATCAACCGCCTCATTATGGTAGCCAACCACAGTTTGGCAACCACTCACAACCTCGACCATACCGTCCTCCGCAATTTAATGCCGCTGCTACTGTACCTCCATCTGACTCGTATGATTTTGGGGCCTCATCTTCCAATCCTGCTCTTGCTGCCCTCTCAGAACAGTTTCAGAAGTTTCTTACCATGCAGCCACATGCCATGTCCGCCTCTTCTTCGGTAGGTTAG